A window of the Phragmites australis chromosome 20, lpPhrAust1.1, whole genome shotgun sequence genome harbors these coding sequences:
- the LOC133902473 gene encoding protein transport protein SEC13 homolog B-like has protein sequence MPPLKIEAGHQDVVHDVAMDYYGKRISTASSDNTIKIVGVSGTTHQHLATLSGHQGPVWQVAWAHPKFGSLLASCGYDGRVIIWKEGSKPDEWVQVHTFGEHKSSVNSIAWAPHELGLCLACGSSDGNISVFTARADGVWDTTRIDQAHPVGVTSVSWAPAMAPGALITTGPSGQFEYVQKLASGGCDNTVKVWKLHNGSWRMDCFPALQMHKDWVRDVAWAPNLGLPKSTIASASQDGTVVIWTEAKEGEQWVGRILHDFKTPVWRLSWSLTGNILAASDGNNNVTLWKEAVDGEWQQVTTVEL, from the coding sequence ATGCCTCCCCTTAAGATCGAGGCTGGACACCAGGATGTGGTCCACGACGTCGCCATGGATTACTACGGGAAGCGCATCTCGACGGCTTCCTCGGACAACACCATAAAGATCGTCGGCGTCAGCGGCACCACGCATCAGCATCTGGCCACCCTGAGCGGGCACCAGGGGCCGGTCTGGCAGGTCGCGTGGGCTCATCCTAAGTTCGGCTCCTTGCTTGCGTCCTGCGGCTATGACGGCCGTGTGATCATATGGAAGGAAGGGAGCAAACCTGATGAATGGGTTCAGGTGCATACTTTTGGTGAGCACAAGTCCTCCGTCAACTCCATTGCGTGGGCGCCTCATGAGCTCGGGTTATGCTTGGCTTGCGGTTCGTCTGACGGGAACATTTCGGTATTCACGGCTCGCGCTGATGGAGTATGGGACACTACACGCATCGATCAGGCGCATCCAGTGGGGGTGACATCGGTTTCTTGGGCTCCAGCAATGGCCCCTGGTGCTCTGATCACTACCGGACCTTCTGGTCAGTTTGAATATGTTCAGAAACTTGCATCTGGTGGCTGTGATAACACAGTTAAAGTTTGGAAGCTGCACAATGGAAGTTGGAGGATGGATTGCTTCCCTGCCCTTCAGATGCACAAGGACTGGGTGAGGGATGTAGCCTGGGCTCCAAACCTTGGCCTTCCGAAGTCTACCATTGCCAGTGCATCTCAGGATGGAACTGTTGTTATTTGGACTGAGGCGAAGGAAGGTGAGCAATGGGTAGGCAGGATTTTGCATGACTTCAAAACCCCTGTGTGGAGGCTGTCATGGTCGCTGACTGGGAATATTTTGGCTGCTTCTGATGGTAATAACAATGTGACCTTGTGGAAGGAGGCTGTTGATGGTGAATGGCAGCAAGTGACGACTGTTGAGCTCTAG
- the LOC133901618 gene encoding probable GTP diphosphokinase RSH3, chloroplastic, producing MSLSAISLYTSPPGAVYSSEFDPSSRGSSPCTTAAPPPPAASHRLPAGGGGLSCLFSSPAAAAAPPRAPGHDDLGALWHDRSDDMSVTGGGGCYSYSHSHSTSPLKWRDLHYHHHHHSPVSVFQGPSSSPASRSPPASWLAGRERERLFAGFVRNALGSCVDYAPPTSPRPEVRAGELAFELDENLAEASPACEPYARELLASAQDRHRIFHEELVVKAFLEAEKAHRGQTRASGDPYLQHCVETAVLLAKIGANSTVVSAGLLHDTIDDSFVDYDHIFHMFGAGVADLVEGVSKLSHLSKLARDNNTASRTVEADRLHTMLLAMADARAVLIKLADRLHNMKTLEALPLEKQQRFAKETKEIFVPLANRLGIASWKDQLENLCFKYLNPEEHKELSSKLAESFDEALITYAVDKLNIGLRDAGVSYHNLSGRHKSLYSIHSKMLKKNLTVEEIHDIHGLRLVVEKEEDCYRALAVVHKLWPQVTGKFKDYISRPKLNGYRSLHTVVTSEDIHPFEVQIRTKEMHLQAEYGFAAHWRYKEGTCRHSFVLQMVEWARWVLTWQCEAMNKERTASLGNGETMRPPCPFPLHSEDCPYSYTRQCNHDGPIFVILLEHDKMSVQEFPANSTVMDLMDRVSANSSRWSPYSIPMKEDLRPRVNHEPISDPNRKLSMGDVVELTPALPHKSLSGYREEIQRMYDRGGFALATRGGGSRC from the exons ATGTCATTGTCGGCGATTTCACTGTACACCAGTCCGCCGGGCGCGGTGTACTCTTCTGAGTTCGACCCAAGCTCCCGTGGTTCGTCGCCGTGCACCACCGCTGCGCCCCCGCCGCCGGCTGCCTCCCACCGCCTGCctgccggcggcggtggcctcTCTTGCCTCTTTtcctcgccggccgcggcgGCTGCGCCGCCCCGCGCCCCGGGTCACGACGATCTGGGCGCGCTGTGGCACGACAGATCCGACGACATGAgcgtcaccggcggcggcggctgctacTCCTATTCCCATTCCCACTCGACGTCGCCGCTCAAGTGGCGCGACTTgcactaccaccaccaccaccacagccCCGTGTCGGTGTTCCAAGGACCGTCCTCCTCTCCGGCGTCCCGGAGCCCGCCGGCTTCTTGGCTCGCCGGCCGCGAGCGCGAGCGCCTTTTCGCTGGCTTCGTGCGCAACGCGCTCGGCTCCTGTGTCGACTACGCGCCGCCCACCAGCCCTCGGCCTGAGGTCAGAGCCGGCGAGCTCGCGTTCGAGCTCGACGAGAACCTCGCGGAGGCCAGCCCCGCCTGCGAGCCCTACGCCCGAGAGCTGCTCGCCAGTGCCCAGGATCGCCACCGCATCTTCCATGAGGAGCTCGTCGTGAAGGCCTTCTTGGAAGCCGAGAAGGCTCACCGGGGCCAG ACCCGGGCGAGCGGTGATCCATACCTGCAACATTGTGTCGAGACAGCCGTGTTGCTGGCCAAGATTGGAGCGAACTCGACGGTTGTCTCGGCTGGGCTTCTGCACGACACCATTGATGATTCTTTCGTGGACTATGATCATATCTTCCACATGTTTGGAGCTGGGGTGGCCGATCTCGTGGAAGGG GTTTCCAAGTTGAGCCACCTGAGCAAACTTGCTCGTGATAACAACACAGCAAGTAGGACTGTTGAAGCGGATCGCTTGCATACAATGCTTCTTGCAATGGCTGATGCTCGAGCTGTTCTAATAAAGCTTGCAGATCGCTTGCATAACATGAAGACCTTAGAAGCTTTGCCTTTGGAAAAACAACAAAGATTTGCAAAAGAGACCAAGGAGATCTTTGTGCCTTTGGCTAATCGACTAGGGATTGCTAGCTGGAAAGACCAGCTGGAAAATCTTTGTTTCAAGTATTTGAATCCAGAAGAGCACAAGGAATTGTCATCCAAACTTGCAGAGTCCTTTGATGAAGCACTAATTACATATGCTGTGGATAAACTAAATATAGGTCTGAGGGATGCCGGTGTCTCCTATCACAATCTTTCTGGGAGGCACAAGAGCCTGTACAGTATTCATTCCAAGATGCTAAA GAAGAACTTGACAGTGGAGGAGATCCATGATATCCATGGTCTGCGCCTCGTGGTTGAGAAGGAAGAAGATTGTTATCGAGCGCTTGCTGTTGTTCACAAATTATGGCCTCAGGTTACTGGAAAATTCAAGGACTACATATCACGGCCAAAACTAAATGG GTATCGATCGTTACACACTGTTGTCACGAGTGAGGACATCCACCCATTCGAAGTCCAAATCCGCACAAAGGAGATGCATCTGCAGGCTGAGTATGGATTCGCTGCACACTGGAGGTACAAGGAAGGTACCTGCAGACACTCCTTTGTGCTCCAAATGGTGGAATGGGCAAGATGGGTGCTCACGTGGCAATGTGAAGCAATGAACAAAGAAAGGACAGCTTCTTTAGGCAATGGTGAAACCATGAGGCCACCTTGCCCATTTCCCTTGCATTCAGAGGACTGCCCATACTCATATACCCGCCAATGCAACCACGATGGCCCCATATttgtcatcctccttgagcATGACAAG ATGTCTGTCCAAGAATTCCCGGCAAACTCGACCGTAATGGATCTCATGGACCGAGTCAGTGCCAATAGTTCGAGATGGAGCCCCTACAGCATCCCCATGAAGGAAGATCTGCGACCTAGGGTTAATCACGAACCCATAAGTGATCCGAACCGGAAGCTCAGCATGGGGGACGTCGTGGAGCTCACCCCGGCCCTGCCTCACAAGTCCCTCAGCGGGTACCGGGAAGAGATCCAGCGCATGTACGACCGTGGCGGCTTCGCCCTCGCAACCCGGGGTGGCGGCTCAAGGTGCTGA
- the LOC133901310 gene encoding protein GAMETE EXPRESSED 1-like, with translation MTRNAWFLLLILTCLLICPRRSSGFSWNIFSSFSSSAAATGGKRAPMMELDGAVADFSIDGANDPRGAKLLENARGRLAGPRNCWQEAYRKLFASCGDIMADKERQSRLAWHLTSCFQEDSGRPPFPSCSESSKMVHCRKRLSDSEGKVFLEFFLETNTLCHQLQAEAFKHNTERLVNDLTRTSKSAEEKLEVIEERSDQIIKESGKVQDALSSIETQADHLAETSKNVGVQINDVLAHSKAIFEQSKEIATSQAELREEQTEMREKIDAGMARIEESYESLGNGMDKLKDEASYIQKEIKTVGDSMSSKMQNLQSTADDIGSVAGKSLENQMQLLDGQTRAMEGLNNLHSFQAQALEESRETVQKLAQFSQSQQEELLSRQEQIRQAHDHLIQNSHDILEAQEEFRAKQANIFAALDKLYILHNAILAESRFIKAFFFYCCIVFLIYMLTSAKQTFSIRGQLYFGLCITLMLEIGLIKLGADDFDKQFWVMSKVFLVRMVFLGVATLQILHSIFTYRDYELLNHRLLQTLVEKVRALEQNAGGRTLSYGSGESERSLRDYSWVFDELADEVDSKMDPTYTLPPERARGRCADDVVLPEEVGENSITTSVSRRYNLRSRK, from the exons ATGACAAGAAACGCGTGGTTTCTCCTGCTGATCTTGACGTGCCTATTGATTTGTCCTCGGAGGAGCAGCGGATTCTCATGGAACATCTTCTCCTCGTTCtcgtcgtcggcggcggcgacgggtgGCAAGCGCGCTCCGATGATGGAGCTGGACGGCGCGGTCGCCGACTTCTCTATTGATGGCGCCAACGACCCGAGAGGGGCGAAGCTGCTGGAGAACGCGCGGGGCAGGCTCGCCGGCCCGAGGAACTGCTGGCAGGAGGCGTACCGGAAGCTCTTCGCCAGCTGCGGCGACATCATGGCCGACAAGGAGAGGCAGTCGCGGCTGGCGTGGCACCTGACCAGCTGCTTCCAGGAGGACTCCGGCCGGCCCCCCTTTCCGTCCTGCAGCGAGAGCTCCAAGATGGTGCATTGCCGCAAGCGGCTGAGCGACTCCGAGGGCAAGGTCTTCCTCGAGTTCTTCCTGGAGACCAACACCCTGTGCCACCAATTGCA AGCTGAAGCGTTCAAGCACAACACGGAGAGGCTCGTCAATGACCTGACAAGGACATCCAAGTCTGCTGAGGAGAAGCTCGAGGTGATCGAGGAGAGGTCAGACCAAATCATCAAGGAGTCCGGCAAGGTCCAGGACGCGCTGTCATCGATCGAAACTCAGGCTGATCATCTGGCGGAGACGTCGAAGAACGTCGGGGTGCAGATCAACGACGTGCTGGCTCACTCCAAGGCCATCTTTGAGCAGTCCAAGGAGATCGCCACCTCTCAGGCAGAGTTAAGGGAAGAGCAGACGGAGATGAGGGAGAAGATTGACGCCGGCATGGCGCGCATTGAGGAGTCGTATGAGAGCCTGGGCAATGGGATGGATAAACTGAAGGATGAGGCCTCGTACATTCAGAAGGAAATAAAAACAGTTGGTGATTCGATGTCTTCAAAGATGCAAAATTTGCAGAGCACTGCTGATGATATTGGGAGTGTTGCTGGCAAGTCACTGGAGAATCAGATGCAGCTATTGGATGGTCAGACTCGGGCAATGGAAGGACTGAATAATCTCCACAGCTTTCAAGCACAAGCTCTTGAAGAAAGCAG GGAAACAGTACAGAAACTTGCGCAATTTAGCCAGAGTCAGCAAGAAGAGCTACTGTCCCGACAAGAACAAATTCGGCAAGCTCACGATCATCTCATCCAGAATTCGCACGACATACTGGAAGCACAG GAAGAGTTCAGAGCTAAGCAGGCCAACATTTTTGCTGCTCTGGACAAGCTGTACATCCTGCACAACGCCATTCTTGCCGAGTCTCGCTTCATCAAGGCCTTCTTCTTCTACTGCTGCATCGTGTTCCTCATCTACATGCTCACGAGCGCAAAGCAGACGTTCAGCATTAGGGGCCAACTTTACTTTG GGCTGTGCATCACTCTTATGCTGGAGATTGGGCTGATCAAGCTCGGCGCCGACGACTTCGACAAGCAATTCTGGGTCATGTCCAAGGTGTTCTTGGTCAGAATGGTGTTCCTCGGTGTTGCTACTCTTCAGATCTTGCACTCCATATTCACCTACAG GGACTACGAGTTGCTGAACCACCGGCTGCTCCAGACACTGGTCGAGAAGGTCCGAGCACTGGAGCAGAACGCCGGCGGGAGGACGCTGTCGTACGGCTCGGGGGAGAGCGAGAGGAGCCTGAGGGACTACTCGTGGGTCTTCGACGAGCTAGCGGACGAGGTGGACAGCAAGATGGACCCAACTTACACCTTGCCGCCGGAGCGAGCGCGTGGAAGGTGCGCCGACGACGTCGTCTTGCCGGAAGAGGTCGGCGAGAACTCCATCACGACGTCGGTCAGTCGGAGGTACAATCTGCGGTCGCGGAAATAG
- the LOC133901311 gene encoding oryzain gamma chain: MAHRSLFLLLAVLTLAATAAASSFSDSKLIRPVTDRAASALESTVLAALGRTRDALRFARFAVRYGKSYESAEEVQRRFRIFSESLELIRSTNRRGLPYRLGINRFADMSWEEFHSTRLGAAQNCSATLAGNHRMLDAVALPETKDWREDGIVSPVKNQGHCGSCWTFSTTGALEAAYTQATGKPISLSEQQLVDCAAAYNNFGCNGGLPSQAFEYIKYNGGLDTEEAYPYQGVNGICHYKPENVGVKVVDSVNITLGAEDELKNAVGLVRPVSVAFQVISGFRLYKSGVYTSDHCGTTPMDVNHAVLAVGYGVENGVPYWLIKNSWGADWGDNGYFKMELGKNMCGVATCASYPVVAA, from the exons ATGGCCCACCGcagcctcttcctcctcctcgccgtcctcaccctcgccgccaccgccgcggcctcctccttctctgaCTCCAAGCTGATCCGCCCCGTCACCGACCGCGCGGCCTCCGCGCTCGAGTCCACCGTCCTCGCCGCTCTCGGCCGCACCCGCGACGCCCTCCGCTTCGCCCGCTTCGCTGTCCG GTACGGCAAGAGCTACGAGAGCGCGGAGGAGGTGCAGCGGCGGTTCCGGATCTTCTCCGAGAGCCTCGAGCTCATCCGCTCCACCAACCGCAGGGGCCTCCCCTACCGCCTCGGCATCAACC GCTTCGCGGACATGAGCTGGGAGGAATTCCACTCGACCCGGCTCGGCGCAGCGCAGAATTGCTCGGCGACGCTCGCCGGCAACCACCGGATGCTGGACGCTGTCGCGCTCCCGGAGACT AAAGACTGGAGGGAGGATGGGATCGTGAGCCCTGTGAAAAACCAGGGCCACTGCGGGTCCTGCTGGACCTTCAG CACTACTGGTGCACTTGAGGCAGCATATACCCAGGCAACTGGAAAGCCCATCTCTCTTTCTGAGCAACAGCTTGTTGATTGCGCTGCTGCATACAACAATTTCGGATGCAACGGAGGCCTTCCGTCCCAGGCCTTTGAGTACATCAAATACAATGGCGGCCTTGACACTGAGGAAGCTTACCCTTACCAGGGTGTCAATGGCATTTGTCATTACAAGCCTGAAAATGTTGGAGTCAAGGTTGTAGACTCAGTTAACATCACTCTG GGTGCTGAGGATGAACTGAAGAATGCCGTCGGACTGGTTCGCCCAGTCAGTGTTGCCTTTCAGGTGATCAGCGGTTTCAGGCTGTACAAGAGCGGAGTTTACACCAGTGACCACTGTGGAACGACACCCATG GATGTGAACCACGCCGTTCTGGCTGTTGGCTATGGCGTCGAAAATGGGGTTCCCTATTGgctcatcaagaactcatgggGCGCGGACTGGGGTGATAATGGTTACTTCAAGATGGAACTTGGCAAGAACatgtgcg GTGTTGCTACTTGTGCATCCTACCCTGTTGTCGCAGCATGA
- the LOC133901987 gene encoding serine/threonine-protein kinase RIPK-like, producing MAGQSWKPFLCCVGRGVVDDDDSTPRRRQITRRGKDSPRSSSRKSFTSLSSSGTLTPEDLSLTLSGSNLHAFTYAELRAATGNFSRANYLGCGGFGPVYKGAVDDDLRPGLRAQAVAIKYLDLEGGTQGHKEWLAEVFFLGQLRHKNLVKLIGYCYEAEHRMLVYEFMSYGSLENHLFKSVNGALPWMTRMKIAVGAAKGLAFLHDADPPVIYRDFKASNILLDSDYSTKLSDFGLAKDGPQGDETHVTTRVMGTHGYAAPEYIMTGHLTAKSDVYSFGVVLLELLAGRQSVDRSRCPREQSLVDWARPYLKRPERLYRVMDPALECQYSCKGAEVAAIVAYKCLSQNPKSRPTMREVVKALEPVLGMDDFFPVGPFVFTISVEEDKVVDMKVEVAEKPRPHHQSHQDRHRQKYPNSSIHAGIVLHSRDGVVGGYSAALRRHRRTSSYHQERGA from the exons ATGGCTGGTCAATCATGGAAGCCTTTCTTGTGCTGCGTCGGCCGCGGCGTggtcgacgacgacgactcCACGCCGAGGCGGCGGCAGATAACGCGGAGGGGCAAGGACAGCCCGAGGTCCTCGTCGCGGAAGTCGTTCACGAGCCTGAGCTCGTCGGGGACGCTGACACCCGAGGACCTGTCGCTCACGCTGTCCGGGTCCAACCTGCACGCCTTCACGTACGCCGAGCTCCGGGCGGCGACGGGCAACTTCTCCCGCGCCAACTACCTCGGCTGCGGCGGGTTCGGCCCGGTCTACAAGGGCGCCGTCGACGACGACCTTCGGCCGGGGCTGCGCGCGCAGGCGGTCGCCATCAAGTACCTCGACCTGGAAGGCGGCACGCAGGGCCATAAGGAGTGGCTG GCCGAGGTGTTTTTCCTCGGGCAACTGAGGCACAAGAACCTGGTGAAATTGATCGGCTACTGCTACGAGGCCGAGCACCGGATGCTGGTGTACGAGTTCATGAGCTACGGGAGCTTGGAGAACCACCTATTCAAAA GTGTCAATGGTGCTCTCCCATGGATGACAAGGATGAAGATAGCCGTTGGCGCGGCGAAGGGCCTCGCCTTCCTCCACGACGCCGACCCGCCTGTGATCTACCGCGACTTCAAGGCCTCCAACATCTTGCTCGACTCG GACTACAGCACCAAGCTATCCGACTTCGGGCTGGCCAAGGACGGCCCCCAGGGCGACGAGACCCACGTGACGACGCGCGTCATGGGCACCCACGGGTACGCGGCGCCGGAGTACATCATGACGGGGCACCTCACCGCCAAGagcgacgtgtacagcttcggcgtGGTGCTGCTGGAGCTCCTTGCTGGCCGGCAGTCGGTGGACCGTTCTCGGTGCCCGAGGGAGCAGAGCCTGGTGGATTGGGCAAGGCCATACCTGAAGCGGCCTGAAAGGCTGTATCGAGTAATGGACCCGGCCCTGGAGTGCCAGTACTCGTGCAAGggcgccgaggtggcggccatCGTGGCCTACAAGTGTTTGAGCCAGAACCCCAAGTCCAGGCCTACCATGAGGGAGGTGGTGAAGGCCCTGGAGCCCGTGCTCGGCATGGACGACTTCTTCCCCGTCGGCCCATTTGTGTTCACGATCAGCGTGGAGGAGGACAAGGTGGTGGACATGAAGGTGGAGGTTGCGGAGAAGCCCCGGCCTCATCACCAGAGCCATCAGGACCGGCACCGGCAGAAGTATCCAAACTCGTCGATCCACGCCGGCATTGTGCTCCACAGCCGGGATGGGGTAGTCGGCGGTTACAGTGCTGCGCTGCGGCGGCACCGGAGGACGTCGAGCTACCACCAGGAGAGGGGGGCATAA
- the LOC133901988 gene encoding uncharacterized protein LOC133901988, whose translation MASEDALKPSNPTTSPPPIAAPPPSAAAAADATAERPPHIAPFAFVFLAALMSVVFYVEPFVAAAAELRLPWPVVVVTLVFFAAFFCASALLFGSFFLPRLPPAAAAAAQWEGIGAIAVAVGVGVVACLVAAGGSAYGTMQWKRYPMHTWITNLELWR comes from the exons ATGGCATCGGAGGACGCGCTGAAGCCATCCAACCCCACCACCAGCCCACCCCCAATCGCCGCACCACCaccatccgccgccgccgccgccgacgcaaCCGCGGAACGCCCTCCCCACATCGCGCCTTTCGCATTCGTCTTCCTCGCGGCGCTGATGTCCGTGGTGTTCTACGTCGAGCCGTtcgtggccgccgccgccgagctgcGGTTGCCCTggcccgtcgtcgtcgtcactcTCGTCTTCTTCGCCGCGTTCTTCTGCGCTTCGGCCCTCCTCTTCGGCTCCTTCTTcctgccccgcctgccgcctgccgcggcggcggcggcgcagtgGGAGGGAATCGGGGCGATCGCCGTTGCCGTGGGGGTCGGGGTCGTGGCCTgcctcgtcgccgccggcggATCCGCGTATGG AACTATGCAGTGGAAGAGGTATCCTATGCATACCTGGATAACAAACCTGGAACTCTGGCGGTGA